A single bacterium DNA region contains:
- the tsaE gene encoding tRNA (adenosine(37)-N6)-threonylcarbamoyltransferase complex ATPase subunit type 1 TsaE, protein MLIITTRAPEQTKLWGERLGKYLEKSDIVCLFGGLGAGKTVFTQGIARGLGVADEYVNSPTFLMLREYRQARLPLFHFDLYRLESLNELYDLGYEEYFFGDGITVIEWPEKVEELIPPEYLRVEIEWIDSHSREINFIPYGNHYQQIVAQLKRK, encoded by the coding sequence ATGTTAATCATTACGACAAGGGCTCCTGAACAAACAAAGTTATGGGGAGAGAGATTAGGCAAGTATTTAGAAAAAAGTGATATTGTTTGTCTATTCGGTGGTTTAGGCGCGGGGAAAACCGTATTTACTCAGGGAATAGCCAGAGGACTTGGCGTGGCGGATGAATATGTCAATTCGCCTACCTTCTTAATGCTCCGTGAATACCGTCAGGCTCGATTACCACTTTTTCACTTTGACCTGTATCGATTAGAGTCCCTGAACGAATTGTATGACCTGGGTTATGAAGAATATTTCTTTGGAGATGGTATCACCGTAATTGAATGGCCGGAAAAGGTGGAAGAACTAATACCACCTGAATACCTGAGAGTGGAAATTGAGTGGATTGATTCTCATAGCCGTGAGATTAACTTTATCCCTTATGGAAACCATTACCAGCAAATTGTTGCTCAATTGAAAAGAAAATAG
- the tsaB gene encoding tRNA (adenosine(37)-N6)-threonylcarbamoyltransferase complex dimerization subunit type 1 TsaB gives MTMKVLGIETSTPAGSIALIDEEEIISEYTYQGKLEHSTWLIPAIDTVLKDAGLSVREIEGIAVSSGPGSFTGLRIGVSTAKGLAYGLNIPLVGISTLDSLALNLLYTEKIICPILDARKNEIYTAFYQGQPPQRLTDYLLISPQRLIEMISQPTIFLGQGLKLYQEQLKEALKNREVYFAPLSLWLLRASNLAILGLKELKAGNQVDIYSFTPFYLRMAL, from the coding sequence ATGACGATGAAGGTTTTAGGTATAGAAACATCAACACCAGCAGGAAGTATTGCCTTAATTGATGAGGAAGAGATAATCTCTGAATACACTTATCAAGGTAAATTAGAGCATTCTACCTGGCTAATACCTGCTATTGACACGGTTCTGAAAGATGCAGGTTTATCTGTTAGGGAGATAGAGGGGATAGCCGTTTCTTCGGGGCCAGGCTCTTTTACCGGGCTACGAATTGGGGTTAGCACGGCGAAAGGATTAGCGTATGGACTAAACATTCCGTTAGTCGGTATTTCTACATTAGATAGCCTTGCTTTAAATCTGCTTTATACCGAAAAGATTATCTGCCCGATATTAGATGCAAGGAAAAATGAGATTTATACTGCTTTCTATCAAGGTCAACCCCCTCAACGGCTAACGGATTATTTACTTATTTCTCCTCAAAGATTAATTGAGATGATTTCTCAACCAACTATCTTTTTAGGTCAGGGGCTTAAATTATATCAGGAACAACTTAAAGAGGCATTGAAAAATAGAGAAGTCTATTTTGCTCCATTATCTTTATGGTTACTACGGGCAAGTAACCTGGCGATATTGGGGCTAAAAGAACTAAAAGCAGGCAATCAGGTAGATATTTATTCTTTTACTCCATTCTATCTCAGAATGGCACTGTGA